A single region of the Brachypodium distachyon strain Bd21 chromosome 3, Brachypodium_distachyon_v3.0, whole genome shotgun sequence genome encodes:
- the LOC100821616 gene encoding SWI/SNF complex subunit SWI3B isoform X1, which yields MATPPAATATNSAPTPPKPPYKAPPFSQPPSTAGAGKTETPAASTSTAAAAVVAAVAATGAAAEEPSYIITVPSYSAWFSYDSVSDTERRLMPEFFQGEAAAASGSRGPEAYKYYRDTLVKRFRVRPERRLTLTEARRGLIGDIGSVRRVFDFLEEWGLINYGVSLPGVKQGRDKREEPVAPQSSLPAGVSAPKKLCIGCRTVCGQAYFTCEKADITICCRCYVRANYRPGLTPADFKKVETSEDAKSDWTDKETLHLLEAVMQYGEDWKKISEHVGSRSEKDCIARLLRLPFGEQFMGPKEDKMQFETDDDITDESRAEISKRVRLTPLADASNPIMAQVAFLSAIVGSDVATAAAQAAISAQSQVDETNDSPADSSIGSPKEEVSSAESCYTNGFSANDLLKEASANARVQLEKERKDIEQSLSDIVDVQMKEIQAKICRFEQKELLMEKERQQLHYLQKLLFADQLAVVQHQCRPHAVTAENEADENPKPVLTS from the exons ATGGCCacaccgccggcggccaccgccaCCAATTCCGCGCCAACGCCACCGAAGCCTCCGTACAAGGCTCCACCGTTTTCTCAGCCCCCTTCCACCGCTGGCGCTGGCAAGACGGAGACCcctgccgcctccacctcgaccgccgccgccgccgtagtcgCAGCAGTCGCCGCCACGGGAGCTGCAGCCGAGGAGCCATCGTACATCATCACCGTCCCTAGCTACTCAG CGTGGTTCTCGTATGACAGCGTCAGCGACACGGAGCGCCGCCTCATGCCGGAGTTCTTCCAAGGGGAGGCTGCGGCGGCCTCTGGATCCCGCGGCCCCGAAGCATACAAGTACTACCGTGACACCCTTGTGAAGAGGTTTCGGGTCAGGCCAGAGCGGCGGCTCACTCTCACCGAGGCCAGGCGGGGCCTTATCGGCGACATTGGTTCTGTGCGCCGTGTGTTTGATTTCCTCGAGGAATGGGGGCTCATCAACTATGGTGTTTCGCTGCCAGGAGTGAAGCAGGGGAGAGATAAGAGGGAGGAGCCGGTGGCACCTCAGTCTTCATTGCCTGCTGGGGTATCAGCACCTAAGAAGCTTTGCATAGGGTGCCGCACCGTCTGCGGACAAGCCTATTTCACCTGTGAAAAG GCAGATATAACTATCTGTTGTAGATGTTATGTGCGTGCCAACTACCGACCTGGTCTTACTCCAGCTGACTTCAAGAAAGTTGAAACTAGTGAAGATGCAAAATCTGATTGGACAGACAAGGAAACTCTTCATCTGCTTGAGGCCGTCATGCAATATGGAGAAGACTGGAAGAAGATTTCCGAGCATGTTGGCAGTCGATCCGAGAAAGACTGCATTGCTAGACTCTTAAGATTACCTTTTGGAGAACAGTTCATGGGACCTAAGGAGGACAAAATGCAGTTTGAGACCGATGATGATATTACTGATGAATCTAGAGCAGAGATCTCAAAACGAGTTCGTCTCACGCCACTGGCAGATGCTAGTAATCCAATTATGGCTCAG GTTGCGTTCTTGTCGGCCATTGTTGGTTCAGATGTTGCTACAGCAGCAGCTCAAGCAGCTATTTCTGCGCAGTCCCAGGTTGATGAGACAAATGATAGCCCAGCTGATTCCTCAATTGGCAGCCCCAAGGAAGAAG TGTCCTCTGCAGAATCTTGTTACACAAATGGGTTTTCAGCCAACGATTTGCTCAAAGAGGCATCTGCTAATGCACGAGTGCAACTTGAAAAGGAACGGAAGGATATAGAGCAATCTTTATCCGATATAGTGGATGTGCAG ATGAAGGAAATCCAAGCTAAGATATGCCGTTTTGAACAGAAGGAGCTGCTGATGGAGAAAGAGAGGCAGCAGCTCCATTATTTACAGAAATTGCTTTTCGCCGATCAACTTGCGGTTGTGCAGCATCAGTGCAGACCCCATGCTGTGACTGCTGAGAACGAGGCTGATGAGAATCCTAAACCTGTTCTCACAAGCTAA
- the LOC100821616 gene encoding SWI/SNF complex subunit SWI3B isoform X2 gives MATPPAATATNSAPTPPKPPYKAPPFSQPPSTAGAGKTETPAASTSTAAAAVVAAVAATGAAAEEPSYIITVPSYSAWFSYDSVSDTERRLMPEFFQGEAAAASGSRGPEAYKYYRDTLVKRFRVRPERRLTLTEARRGLIGDIGSVRRVFDFLEEWGLINYGVSLPGVKQGRDKREEPVAPQSSLPAGVSAPKKLCIGCRTVCGQAYFTCEKADITICCRCYVRANYRPGLTPADFKKVETSEDAKSDWTDKETLHLLEAVMQYGEDWKKISEHVGSRSEKDCIARLLRLPFGEQFMGPKEDKMQFETDDDITDESRAEISKRVRLTPLADASNPIMAQVAFLSAIVGSDVATAAAQAAISAQSQVDETNDSPADSSIGSPKEEESCYTNGFSANDLLKEASANARVQLEKERKDIEQSLSDIVDVQMKEIQAKICRFEQKELLMEKERQQLHYLQKLLFADQLAVVQHQCRPHAVTAENEADENPKPVLTS, from the exons ATGGCCacaccgccggcggccaccgccaCCAATTCCGCGCCAACGCCACCGAAGCCTCCGTACAAGGCTCCACCGTTTTCTCAGCCCCCTTCCACCGCTGGCGCTGGCAAGACGGAGACCcctgccgcctccacctcgaccgccgccgccgccgtagtcgCAGCAGTCGCCGCCACGGGAGCTGCAGCCGAGGAGCCATCGTACATCATCACCGTCCCTAGCTACTCAG CGTGGTTCTCGTATGACAGCGTCAGCGACACGGAGCGCCGCCTCATGCCGGAGTTCTTCCAAGGGGAGGCTGCGGCGGCCTCTGGATCCCGCGGCCCCGAAGCATACAAGTACTACCGTGACACCCTTGTGAAGAGGTTTCGGGTCAGGCCAGAGCGGCGGCTCACTCTCACCGAGGCCAGGCGGGGCCTTATCGGCGACATTGGTTCTGTGCGCCGTGTGTTTGATTTCCTCGAGGAATGGGGGCTCATCAACTATGGTGTTTCGCTGCCAGGAGTGAAGCAGGGGAGAGATAAGAGGGAGGAGCCGGTGGCACCTCAGTCTTCATTGCCTGCTGGGGTATCAGCACCTAAGAAGCTTTGCATAGGGTGCCGCACCGTCTGCGGACAAGCCTATTTCACCTGTGAAAAG GCAGATATAACTATCTGTTGTAGATGTTATGTGCGTGCCAACTACCGACCTGGTCTTACTCCAGCTGACTTCAAGAAAGTTGAAACTAGTGAAGATGCAAAATCTGATTGGACAGACAAGGAAACTCTTCATCTGCTTGAGGCCGTCATGCAATATGGAGAAGACTGGAAGAAGATTTCCGAGCATGTTGGCAGTCGATCCGAGAAAGACTGCATTGCTAGACTCTTAAGATTACCTTTTGGAGAACAGTTCATGGGACCTAAGGAGGACAAAATGCAGTTTGAGACCGATGATGATATTACTGATGAATCTAGAGCAGAGATCTCAAAACGAGTTCGTCTCACGCCACTGGCAGATGCTAGTAATCCAATTATGGCTCAG GTTGCGTTCTTGTCGGCCATTGTTGGTTCAGATGTTGCTACAGCAGCAGCTCAAGCAGCTATTTCTGCGCAGTCCCAGGTTGATGAGACAAATGATAGCCCAGCTGATTCCTCAATTGGCAGCCCCAAGGAAGAAG AATCTTGTTACACAAATGGGTTTTCAGCCAACGATTTGCTCAAAGAGGCATCTGCTAATGCACGAGTGCAACTTGAAAAGGAACGGAAGGATATAGAGCAATCTTTATCCGATATAGTGGATGTGCAG ATGAAGGAAATCCAAGCTAAGATATGCCGTTTTGAACAGAAGGAGCTGCTGATGGAGAAAGAGAGGCAGCAGCTCCATTATTTACAGAAATTGCTTTTCGCCGATCAACTTGCGGTTGTGCAGCATCAGTGCAGACCCCATGCTGTGACTGCTGAGAACGAGGCTGATGAGAATCCTAAACCTGTTCTCACAAGCTAA
- the LOC100839003 gene encoding protein YIF1B yields MAAMNSDLGGLAGRPANPQPNHFESALYGAGPGLIRTGLGAYGEKFLGSSSEFMQSNITQYLSNPQYYFQVNSQYVRNKLKIIFSPFFHRGHWTRITEPVGGRLSYKPPVQDINAPDLYIPLMAFGTYIVIAGYALGVLGRFTPEALSLQFTRGLLGWFLQVILIKGLLYSLGNGEAPLLDIVAYAGYGFAGTSLAMLARIFWGFSYYFIMPWFCICTGVFLVKTMKRVLLGGPRSYERHPSRNHYFLLFLAAVQFPMLFWLGNISGWSSVSRVS; encoded by the exons ATGGCAGCAATGAATAGTGATCTAGGTGGCTTAGCTGGTAGGCCTGCAAATCCACAACCAAATCATTTTGAGAGTGCCTTGTATGGTGCTGGACCTGGATTGATCCGTACCGGACTAGGAGCATATGGAGAGAAGTTTCTTGGTTCGAGTTCTGAGTTTATGCAGAGCAAT ATTACTCAATATTTGTCCAACCCTCAATACTACTTTCAAGTCAACAGCCAGTATGTGAGGAACAAACTGAAGATCATCTTCTCCCCTTTCTTTCACAGG GGTCACTGGACAAGAATAACCGAACCAGTAGGAGGAAGGCTATCCTACAAGCCTCCAGTTCAGGATATCAATGCACCAGACCTGTACATCCCTCTGATGGCGTTTGGCACCTACATTGTCATTGCTGGATATGCCTTGGGAGTTCTTGGAAG GTTTACCCCTGAGGCACTGAGCCTACAGTTCACAAGAGGTCTGCTTGGTTGGTTTCTGCAAGTCATCCTCATCAAAGGTCTGCTGTACTCCCTAGGAAATGGCGAAGCACCATTGCTGGACATTGTGGCGTACGCTGGATATGGATTTGCTGGCACGTCTCTTGCTATGCTAGCCCGCATCTTCTGGGGCTTCTCATACTATTTCATTATGCCGTGGTTCTGTATCTGCACTGGGGTGTTCCTTGTGAAGACCATGAAGAGGGTTCTTCTGGGTGGACCAAGGAGCTACGAGAGGCATCCGAGCCGAAACCACTACTTCCTGCTCTTTCTCGCGGCTGTGCAGTTCCCCATGCTGTTCTGGCTTGGTAACATCAGCGGTTGGTCTTCAGTCTCACGGGTCAGCTGA
- the LOC100821933 gene encoding putative F-box/FBD/LRR-repeat protein At1g78760: protein MPPVIRGRARRRSSGRSASTRMALPALEAPERDRLTALPDDLLHRILGFVGPRLAVGQCSLLSRRWRHLWASMPSVTLDESVSREFGNLLFLLREDAKLHTFCLRSSDDEENDDENNFVYQRRWLRHVMSRGVRVLMITLHSSSYRGLSGWELPDCVFNCATVETIDLSVTSPWELVISPKSVCLPRLKKLRLDYVNLSDSSVVEKLNSGCPALEHLDLARCGLAQSRISSDTLKILSITACAYEEIHIFAPNVVSLRLNVAGRVKLDSMPSLMSAWVNISGDGENHLASDEHDFLNALCNAQHLELLRFDLLLQDMMENPATEGPTFGELNSLYLGEWLITDFYQPFAYFLNRAPNLVSLTLDQWKVCEENNGKVPRLLSTRKEHNYKLNLAPALSTGLEKLRFRISKGGDAGEFSKMRRLLKEKTKPEETEVIWF from the exons ATGCCTCCTGTGAtccgcgggcgcgcgcggaggCGCTCGTCCGGGCGAAGCGCGTCGACGAGGATGGCCTTGCCGGCGCTGGAGGCCCCGGAGCGCGACAGACTAACCGCGCTCCCCGACGACCTCCTGCACCGCATCCTGGGCTTCGTTGGACCGCGGCTGGCCGTGGGACAGTGCAGCCTCCTGTCGCGCCGATGGCGGCACCTGTGGGCGTCCATGCCCAGCGTCACCCTGGACGAATCCGTCTCCAGGGAGTTCGGAAAcctgctcttcctcctccgcgagGACGCCAAGCTGCACACGTTCTGCCTGCgcagctccgacgacgaggagaacgacgacgaGAACAACTTCGTGTACCAGCGCAGGTGGCTGCGCCATGTCATGAGCCGCGGCGTCCGCGTGCTCATGATCACCCTCCACAGCAGCAGCTATAGAGGCCTGTCTGGTTGGGAGCTGCCTGATTGCGTGTTCAACTGTGCAACTGTAGAGACTATCGACCTGTCGGTGACGTCGCCTTGGGAGCTCGTCATATCGCCCAAGTCTGTCTGCCTCCCTCGCCTGAAGAAGCTGCGCCTTGACTATGTCAATCTGTCTGATTCATCTGTGGTGGAAAAACTCAACTCTGGGTGCCCGGCACTTGAACACCTCGATCTGGCCCGGTGCGGGCTCGCTCAGTCCAGGATATCATCTGACACTTTGAAGATATTGTCCATAACTGCCTGCGCTTACGAGGAGATACATATCTTTGCCCCCAATGTAGTTTCCCTGAGGTTAAATGTTGCAGGAAGAGTTAAGCTGGACTCCATGCCTTCCCTGATGAGTGCTTGGGTGAATATTTCTGGTGATGGAGAAAATCATCTTGCTTCGGATGAACATGATTTTCTTAATGCTCTTTGCAACGCCCAGCATCTTGAGTTACTTAGGTTTGATCTACTTCTCCAG GATATGATGGAGAATCCAGCTACTGAAGGTCCAACATTTGGCGAATTGAACAGCTTGTATCTTGGAGAATGGTTGATCACTGATTTCTACCAGCCATTTGCTTATTTCCTTAACCGTGCTCCTAATTTGGTATCTCTTACTTTGGATCAATGGAAG GTGTGCGAAGAAAATAATGGAAAGGTACCTCGTCTATTGTCCACACGGAAGGAACATAATTACAAACTGAATCTGGCACCTGCTCTATCCACTGGCCTGGAGAAGCTCCGCTTCAGAATCTCAAAAGGTGGCGATGCTGGAGAGTTTAGCAAAATGCGAAGGCTGCTGAAGGAGAAAACAAAGCCTGAAGAGACGGAGGTCATATGGTTCTAG
- the LOC100842653 gene encoding elongation factor Ts, mitochondrial, protein MAWGQGARRPIVGLLFRSQQQAAQGYSSVTSQTHMLTSHAPKGAMLRRGFSSEVPASEQINLIKQLRIRTSAPFKDVKASLASCNWDIEAAQKDLRKRGVVLAAKKSSRTAAEGLLAIAQDEKRAAIVELNCETDFVARNDVFQHLASSLAKMALSTQTPGEMVFPFGPEYLENMSINLDHPKFNGEATVQSAVTEVAAMVGENVKFRRGLILSTSGHGVVSSYLHTCPQPGLGRMAGLLTLEVEDSNAPIDALKRVGSSIAMHIVAAKPLFLSKELVPAAALENERDVLRTQAESSGKPQMAIEKMVEGRLRKYFEEAVLLEQKYVVNDSTNIKTVLNDLSKNIGSKVTIANFVRMEVGEGIQRLEGADGS, encoded by the exons ATGGCTTGGGGTCAAGGTGCTAGAAGACCCATTGTAGGGCTTCTGTTTCGTTCTCAACAACAAGCTGCTCAGGGATACTCTTCAGTGACATCTCAGACTCACATGTTGACCAGTCATGCTCCAAAAGGTGCCATGCTTCGTAGGGGATTCAGCTCTGAAGTGCCTGCTTCGGAGCAAATTAATCTTATTAAACAACTCCGTATAAGAACGAGTGCTCCATTTAAAGATGTCAAGGCTTCCCTAGCTAGTTGCAATTGGGATATTG AGGCTGCACAGAAGGACCTAAGGAAGAGAGGGGTTGTTCTTGCTGCCAAAAAATCTTCGCGGACTGCTGCCGAAGGTTTGCTAGCTATTGCACAAGACGAGAAAAGGGCTGCTATTGTTGAGCTTAACTGTGAGACTGATTTTGTGGCAAGAAATGATGTTTTCCAGCATCTG GCTTCATCTTTGGCAAAGATGGCTTTATCGACCCAAACTCCTGGTGAAatggtttttccttttggccCTGAATATTTGGAG AACATGAGCATCAATCTCGATCACCCAAAATTCAATGGGGAGGCAACTGTCCAAAGTGCTGTTACAGAAGTTGCTGCCATGGTTGGGGAGAATGTAAAGTTCAGAAGAGGTCTTATATTGTCCACAAGTGGGCATGGTGTTGTTTCATCTTATCTGCATACTTGTCCTCAGCCAG GTTTGGGACGCATGGCTGGACTTCTCACATTGGAAGTCGAAGATAGCAATGCTCCCATTGATGCCCTCAAGAGAGTTGGCTCATCTATTGCAATGCATATTGTTGCAGCAAAGCCATTATTTTTATCAAAAGAACTGGTTCCAGCCGCAGCTTTAGAAAATGAGCGTGACGTACTCCGAACTCAG GCTGAAAGTTCTGGGAAACCCCAAATGGCCATTGAGAAAATGGTCGAAGGCCGATTGAGGAAGTACTTTGAAGAAGCTGTGCTTTTGGAGCAAAAATATGTTGTCAATGACAGCACAAACATTAAG ACCGTGCTTAATGATTTGTCAAAGAATATTGGTTCTAAAGTTACAATAGCCAATTTTGTCAGAATGGAAGTTGGAGAAGGAATTCAGAG ACTTGAAGGTGCAGATGGGTCATAA
- the LOC104583963 gene encoding putative cyclin-D7-1 has protein sequence MEDGHDEEIRSSSNCSNDLLLYCDEAPFAAEDDFSPVPPAAAIVDCDDAVDELMREYKAKERCFAPAAGGGYLRRLLHDCGGGGEGGLSSSVSSARSKAIHYILYAYGRLGLAAATAFNAANYLDRFLAINCHLSWELWMVEVVSVACLSVACKLDEVNIPPLHHLQMEEVLRHSFRASTVRDMELTLLKALQWRLACVTPYSYLQLLLLPTASPADRSLCTRLLLRCLSEPSFLRFDASVVAAAALRCTTAAAASNLTIPAPLSTQLGYDDQAEECFKMMKKLALLELDSSSNSSSSSQREDQNYTAENAANHLQGTIGSTPPISVTDPFQNTTEDDDRSCSTSTVNNRSSAVIGRRRRLFGAPDIEFHEDV, from the exons ATGGAAGACGGTCATGATGAGGAGatccgcagcagcagcaattgTAGTAACGACCTCCTTCTCTACTGCGACGAAGCCCCATTCGCCGCCGAAGACGACTTCTCACCAGTacccccggcggcggccatcgtCGATTGTGACGATGCGGTGGATGAATTGATGAGGGAGTACAAGGCGAAGGAGAGATGCTTTGCTCCGGCCGCAGGCGGCGGCTacctccgccgtctcctccatgactgcggcggcgggggcgagggAGGATTGTCGTCGTCAGTGTCAAGCGCCAGGTCCAAAGCCATACACTACATCctctac GCATATGGGCGGCTGGgattggcggcggcgacggcgttcAACGCGGCCAACTATCTCGACCGCTTCTTGGCCATCAACTGCCACCTC AGTTGGGAGTTGTGGATGGTGGAGGTGGTGAGCGTGGCTTGCCTCTCGGTTGCgtgcaagctggacgaggtcAACATACCGCCACTCCACCATCTACAG atggaGGAGGTGCTGCGGCATTCGTTCCGGGCGTCGACGGTCCGTGACATGGAGCTCACGCTGCTCAAGGCGCTCCAATGGCGCCTCGCCTGCGTCACCCCTTACTCCTACCTCCAACTACTCCTCCTTCCCACTGCATCTCCAGCTGATCGCTCTCTCTGcacccgcctcctcctccgatgCCTCTCCG AGCCTTCGTTCCTCCGGTTTGACGCCTccgtggtcgccgccgcggcgctcaGGTGTACtaccgctgctgctgccagtAATCTCACCATTCCTGCTCCACTCTCCACCCAATTg GGCTATGATGATCAGGCCGAGGAGTGCTTCAAGATGATGAAGAAATTAGCGTTACTCGAGCTCGACTcaagcagcaacagcagcagcagttcgcAGCGGGAAGATCAGAACTACACTGCTGAGAATGCTGCTAATCACCTGCAAGGGACCATCGGCAGTACTCCTCCCATCTCAGTGACCGATCCGTTCCAGAATACAACCGAGGACGACGACCGTTCCTGCAGTACTAGTACAGTGAACAACAGGTCATCGGCGGTTattggccgccggcgccgcttaTTTGGCGCGCCAGACATTGAATTCCACGAAGATGTATAA